Sequence from the Williamwhitmania sp. genome:
GCTCTGCTGCTTGCCGAAAATGGCTATAGCCTCATAATTACCGGACGTAGAGCAGAATTGCTTGAGAACTTAAAAAAAGAAGCGGAGGTTAAGTACAAAGCGGATGTGCTAGCGCTAAACTTCGACGTGCGGAACAATGAAGCCGTAGAGGCCGCCATTAATGAACTACCAGAACGGTGGCGAAAAATTGACGTATTAATCAACAACGCAGGCTTAGCCGTTGGCCTAAACCATATTCAGGATGGCGTTGTGGACGATTGGGAAAGAATGATTGACACCAACGTTAAGGGGCTTCTCTACATTACTCGCAAGGTTGCGCCCTTAATGGTGGAGCAAAACTGTGGCCACATTGTTAATATTGGCTCCATAGCAGGCACAGAGGTATATGAAAATGGCAATGTATACTGCGCCAGCAAGCATGCCGTTGAGGCACTAACTAAAGCCATGCGCATCGACTTGCTAAAGAACAATATTAAGGTTACAGGAATAAGACCAGGAATGGTTGAAACTGAATTTTCAGAGGTGCGCTTTAAGGGTGATACTGAAAAGGCAGAGAAGACATATCAAGGTCTAACGCCGCTCTTTGCTGAGGATATTGCAGAAACCATTCTTTTCGTGATAAGCCGCCCCAGCCATGTGAATATTAACGAAATAGTGGTAATGCCCACTGCCCAAGCAAGCGCAACATACGTGAATAGGAAAATAGATTAACGTTGTGACTGAATAGAAATAAAAGAGCCTCGAAAATTCGAGGCTCTTTACATTAGAGGGGTATCTAAACGCGATTTTTGTGTGTAATCGCAGTGCGGTATAGCAGTGGTTGAATCTCTGGATAGGTGAGCTTAAGCTCTGGAGGTAAGCTATCAGAAAGCATTACCTCTCCCACCTCAAAGTGTAATTCCTGTTCCATATCCTCAATGTTAGCATAGTATAGTCGTCCAAAGCTGGTATTCCCATTTATCGTAACCGAGTAGTCACAAATCTGTTCCATCTCATAACGGATGGCTCCTGTTTCCTCCTGCAGCTCTCTGCTCGCGGTTGCATCAATTGCTTCTCCCAACTCCCTTCTACCACCGGGGATTTCCCAAGTTACCCGCTGACGGTTGCGCACCAGTACAAGCTGCTTTCCAACAAAGGCGCATATTACTGCATAGTGCAGCAACTCATCGGTTACGCTCCCAATTTCATGAAGATTAGTTTCCATTGTCAGTAACTAACTAAAAGAAGATACTGTTGCAGAATCTCCTCTCATAATCAGGTTTAATTTCGCTTACTCAGCCCTAAAGGGAACATTCAACTTTGAGGCAATATCGGCAAGGTCCTTAATAACAGGAGCAATAAGCGTTATCCCCTCCTTGGTAATACGCTCCTCGTTAAGCCGCTCTGGATCGCCGGGAATCATCACCTTTGGCTGCCCTTGAATGCTCTCGGCACCGCGGAAGGTTTCAATCCACTCATCCATTTTCATCTTAAACTCACTTGCAGGTCGAAATGCGTCGATACGCATGGCACCAAAGAAATGGCCAAGCCCTTCCCCAACACTTTTCTCAAGTAAGGGTAGGTAAGCCACCTGAGGTGGTACGAAAGGTCCAAAGTTGGCCCCAGAAAAAACAGACGAAAAAATATCTATAAGGGAACCCATACAGTAGCCCTTATGGCTTCCATGATCGGCACTTCCACCAAGTGGCAGGATTGCGCCACCATCCAGAAGTATATCGGGATTGGTGCTCGGATTACCGTGCTTGTCCTGCACAAAACCGTAGTCAATTGATTGTCCCTTTTTTCCCATTATGGCCAACTTGCCTCGAGCAATTGGTGTAGTTGCAAAATCGGCCACAAATGCTGGTTGACGCTGGGTTGGAAAAGCAACTGCAATGGGATTGGTACCCAAAAATTTGCTTGTTGAATTGGTTGGGGCCACCAGCGGATTGGCATTGGTCATAGAGATTCCAACCATGTCGTGCTCCAGCGCCATCATGGCGTAGTAACCCGCAATGCCAAAGTGGTTAGACCCCTTGGTGGCAACCCATCCGGTACCAACATTCTTTGCCTTTTCAATGGCAATCTCCATGCTGCGCTTTGCAGCAACCGGGCCTAAGGCATTGTCGCCATCAACTGTTGCTGTGCTAGGCGTTTCGTGCACAATGCGAACGTTGGGCTTAGTATTTATTCTGCCAGCCTCAACCAGCAAAAAGTAATCCTTTACCCGCATCATGCCGTGCGACGAAAGGCCACGCAGCTCAGCGCGAATCAACAGCTCAGCCACCGCCTTTGCATCGGCTGTCGGGCAGCCCATTTTTTCGAACAGATGAGTGGTAAACTCCTCTAGGTATTGATGTGTATACATGGTTGTTCCCGTTTAAAATTTACACAAGACGACAAAGGTAGAAAAATGAGGGTTAACGAAACAGTTGAAAATGAATTTATGTGAAGAATTAATCAAGGAGATTAGCAAATTAGGGCTTTAGAGGGTTAGATAAAGGATATAGGCTGGTAGATGCTTCTGATTCCTGATTCCTGATTCCTGATTCCTGATTCCTGAATTCTGGTTTCTAATTCGTTATTCACTGTTCACTAATAAGTCTGTAGGTTTGCAGCCGCAGAACTTCGGTCTCCGATCTTCCGACATTTATTTAACTTGTCACTGTTGTAACCTGTCACTTGTCGCTGTTGTAACCTGTCACTAATTTCTCTACCTTCATGGCAAATTATAGCGCTATGGAACAACAGGCAAATTCAGAACAGTTTATCGACCTATTTACAGAGATTGAGCAGAAGCTACGGGACATTTGTGATGACCGATACCACGCTGGATTTGCTGAGCTGGTGAGAAAGGCACGGAGCTTTCATCCGGTAGTGCAGCGATACGCCAACGATCTACGGGAGTTCGCCGAGCTGCGCAACGCCATTACCCATACCCGCCGCGAAAACTTCATCATTGCTGAGCCACACAACGACGTGGTAACCGAAATAAGGAAAATTCGTGATATGCTGAATAACCCACCACGGGTGAGCACCATTCCCTTTTCTCCTCCCTACTTTGCAACGCCACAAACTCCCATCATGGAGATGCTTAAAACATTTGCAGAAAAGGGGTTTATGCGCTGCCCGGTGGTAGATCGAAATCGGATTGTGTGCCTGATAACGGCAAAATCATTAGCAAGGTGGATCACCGAAAACTTCGCCCATCGTGGTCAGCTTGACGGTGCGCTGCTAGAGGAGGTTATTCCCTATGCGGATGCCAGAGATTTTGCCGTAGTTTCCAACCATGCCGACATCATTACCATATACGATATGTTTAAGCGATCGATGAAGCAGGGCAGCTACCTGCAGGCCATTCTAATTACCGAAAATGGTAGTCCAACCGGTCACCTGCAGGGAATATTAACACCTAGCGATCTTCCAAAGATTGTGGAGAGGATGGATTAGCAAGAACCTGCTTATCCGAACAAAAAACGCCCTGATTATAATCAAGGCATTCTTATTATTGATTCGACGTTCCGGTTACTCCTGGTTATTCATAAATCCTTGGTCGTGCAACACCTGAAGAAATACCTTTGAGAATGCTACATTGTCTTTTTTGGTATAGCGATTATCGGTAAATACTTGAGCTAGCGTCTCCTTGTTGTTCTCCGTCAACAGCTGCTTGGTAAGTGGCATTGCCTCCTTCTCGGCGTAGAGGCGGTTAATATCGGCTACAGAGTAATCGTGGTAAACCTCACGATGGACAACGGCCTCCAGTGGCAAACGGTCGGTTAACTCGGGAACCTCCTCAGGGTAACCTACCACCACAGTAGTAATCGGAACTACCCCTTTGGGCAACTTAAGTACTTCAATTATCTTATTGGCAGTATAGGTAGTTGTTCCTAGGTAGCAGATGCCCAACCCATTTTCCTCAGCAGCCAAGCAAACATTCTGAGAGACCAGCAGGGCGTCAATGGCAGCAGTGGTAAGGGAGAGAAAGTTGTCGTAGCCCGGAACCGCATTTCGCTGTTCACACCACTTATTAAACCGGTTAAAATCGGCGCAGAAGGTGAGCACTACTGGTGCTTGAGTAACCATAGCCTGATTGAAATGGCACGGAGCCAGCTGCTGCTTTATTTCGGGGTTAGTGGTAACCACAATACTGTAAACTTGCATATTCCCGGTTGTTGATGCACGAGTTCCAGCTAGCAGAATCTCATTGATAGTTGCCTCATCAATTGGGGTTGATTTATACTTGCGGATGGATCGATGGTTCATTATTGCATTCATGGCGTTTGTTTTTTTGTGGTTCAAAGGTAGAAATTTGAACCGTTGTTGGCAAAAGCTAATTCGGTAGAACCACCTTTCTTCATAAACATATTTAGAAATAGAACCCAACATTGGTAACCATCCTCCCTTGCATATAAAATAAAATCTTCATGTAGTCCTACTAAATTGATAGACTATAATTAAAATAGTGTAACTTTAAATCGTTAAAATCGATAACCTTGATTTCCAGAAAGACTAGATATTCGCTAATGGCTCTGCTTCGGCTGGCAAAGGAATACGGCAAGGGGCCTGTTCAAATTTCGGATATTGCCCAAGGGCAAGGAATTCCACAAAAGTTTCTTGAGAGCATTCTAAACGACTGCAAAAAGTTGGGCGTGGTGCAAAGCAAAATGGGCAAGTCGGGTGGTTATTACCTAATCAAGCCACCCGCGGAAATTGATATTGCCTCCATTTACAACCACTTCGAAGGGCCTATATCCATGCTGTCATGTGCCTCCGAAAAGCACTACCAATCGTGCGAGTTTTGTAGAGATGAAGAAAAATGTGGAATACGAAAAACGTTTAAAAGGGTAAGAGATCTCTCATATGAGATTCTCAAAAACACTACACTGCAGAGCCTTATTGACGACGACGAAACAACTGCATATAAATAAATCGTAGCACAATACTTTCTCATTTTTTAGGTTTGCACTACAGCATAACCTTTACTTCCATGAATAGGCAGGTTAATTCCCGACTTTCCTCACCAGCCGAATTTGCAATTAGATCATTTTTCTGGCCTATTGATATTTATGGAAAATCTTTTGCTCTATCGTTAATCGCTATTCTAACCTTTTTTTTAAACACCCCAGCACTGGCGCAAGGCAGCCATGCCTTAACGTTTTGGAGCACCAATTCCCATCAACCACTCAAGACAGTAGCAATTGACACATACGACAGCACCCTTGTAGCTGCTCAAGTAGATCGATTCATTGCCTCGCTTTGGACAAAGGGTTATGCTGCAGCTGGGGTAGATTCCATCCATGGCGATTCTGTCAACACCAACATTTTTATCTACAGGGGAACCCGCATTAAAAGGGTACGCCTTGGGTTAATTGTCCCCAGTGGAAACTACCAGCTTCCCACCGCCATTAAGCAGAAAAATCTCTCCCTCTTTTCTCTTTTCAGCACCACCGATCTCCTCCTCTCCAAAATGGAGAACCAAGGATATCCATTTGCAACGCTGTTGTTCGATTCGGTTAGCATTGAACACAATACACTAAAGGGGTCTTTACGACTTTTACCCGGAACCTACGTGGTATTCAACACCCTTATAATAAAAGGTAAGTACAGGGCCAACAGAAATTACCTCGATTATCTGCTGGGCATTCGACCTGAAATTCCATACAGCGAAAGGCAGGTTCGCCAAATAGGAAGCACCATTAGCCAGCTAGGATACCTGACCTCCATTCGACCAGCAGAGCCGGAATTTATTCCAAGTAAAGCCAGAGTTTATGTCTATCTGAATCAGAAAAAGGCCAACCAAGTAAGTGCACTTATTGGACTTGCAGGCAAGGAGACCGGTGGTGGAGTTACCTTCCGGGGTGATGCCACGCTTAAGCTGGTCAATACCTTTAATATAGGTGAGCAGGTGCAGCTGCAATGGAAGAAGCTCGATACCGACGAGCAACGGCTCGAGGCTGAGGCCTCCTTTCCTTGGTTGGGGCTTGGTGGTTTTGGCAGTGCAGGTTCGCTCAGTATCTATCGCAAGGACACCTCAACCTTGGTGGTTAACCCAAAAATTACGCTTATGTGGAGCGGCGTAACTGGCCACAGGCTCACCGGATGGTTCGAGTTGAAAAAGGTGGCCAGCAGTGGCACTACCACGGTAGCAGGATATGGCAATAGCAGCTCCACGTTCTACGGCGTAGGCTACAGCTACTACCACCTTGTAGCAAACCAATTCCCCTCTTCCGAGATTAATATTGCCACGGGGGCCGCCCTTGGAAGCCGCCTAGCCGACTACGTCACCAATTCGGGTGAAACCGTAGCTCAAGCCTCCACAGCCTACTCGCTTAACGCCAAGCTGGGAGTATACCACAGCATTGCAGGAAAGTTAGGGCTTTACTGCGCCTACCATGGCGGTGCTGTTGGCGCGTTTGGAGGCAATGGCTACAATCGCCTTTTTTACAACGAACTCCTCCGCGTGGGTGGATACTCCACCCTTAGGGGATTTGACGAGGATTTCTTCTGGGTCTCCTCCTTCCACATTGCTACCGCCGAAGTACGCTACTACTTTGAGCGTGAGAGCTACGGCTTCTTGTTTATCGATAAAGGCTACCTCGAGCGCAGCTGGCTTAACGGCTTCGACACCTTTAAACCAACTGGGGTTGGTATTGGAACCCAGCTGGAGGTAAGCGGTGGACTTTTTCAGCTAGCCTATGCCCTTGGCTCCACCAATGGTGGCATGCCCCAATTTAAGGATGCCAAGGTGCACTTTGGGTTTACGGCAAGGTTTTAGGAGAAAGAAGTTAGAGGAAGTTAGAGGAAGTTAGAGGAAGTTAGAGGAAGTTAGAGGAAGTTAGAGGAAGTTAGAGGAAGTTAGAGAATTATTAGCAGAGCGGAAATCCCGATTTATTGGGGCAACAAAACGAGTTACGAGTTAGAGGTGACAGATGCTACAGCCACAAGCCTTAATTCCTCAGTGGAACTCGGTGGAAAAATAGTGACAAGTGACTGAGTTACAGGTGACAAAAAAGTCCGAAATCCGAAGTAGTGCAAAAACTTACCCATAGCAGTTAACTTCATCAGAAATCAGAAATCAGAACCGACCGAAGGGAGCTCGACGATGCCAATTCTCAGCAGTGGGGTTGGCAAGTCAGGGGGTGACTTCTTGTTTCCGAGATATAGTCACCCCCTGACTGTTTGATTTTTTCAATGCAATCGTTTGCGCTTAACACCTAATAATCAGCGGATAACAA
This genomic interval carries:
- a CDS encoding SDR family NAD(P)-dependent oxidoreductase, which translates into the protein MKKLALITGATSGIGKATALLLAENGYSLIITGRRAELLENLKKEAEVKYKADVLALNFDVRNNEAVEAAINELPERWRKIDVLINNAGLAVGLNHIQDGVVDDWERMIDTNVKGLLYITRKVAPLMVEQNCGHIVNIGSIAGTEVYENGNVYCASKHAVEALTKAMRIDLLKNNIKVTGIRPGMVETEFSEVRFKGDTEKAEKTYQGLTPLFAEDIAETILFVISRPSHVNINEIVVMPTAQASATYVNRKID
- a CDS encoding NUDIX domain-containing protein, which gives rise to METNLHEIGSVTDELLHYAVICAFVGKQLVLVRNRQRVTWEIPGGRRELGEAIDATASRELQEETGAIRYEMEQICDYSVTINGNTSFGRLYYANIEDMEQELHFEVGEVMLSDSLPPELKLTYPEIQPLLYRTAITHKNRV
- a CDS encoding Ldh family oxidoreductase — encoded protein: MYTHQYLEEFTTHLFEKMGCPTADAKAVAELLIRAELRGLSSHGMMRVKDYFLLVEAGRINTKPNVRIVHETPSTATVDGDNALGPVAAKRSMEIAIEKAKNVGTGWVATKGSNHFGIAGYYAMMALEHDMVGISMTNANPLVAPTNSTSKFLGTNPIAVAFPTQRQPAFVADFATTPIARGKLAIMGKKGQSIDYGFVQDKHGNPSTNPDILLDGGAILPLGGSADHGSHKGYCMGSLIDIFSSVFSGANFGPFVPPQVAYLPLLEKSVGEGLGHFFGAMRIDAFRPASEFKMKMDEWIETFRGAESIQGQPKVMIPGDPERLNEERITKEGITLIAPVIKDLADIASKLNVPFRAE
- a CDS encoding CBS domain-containing protein; translation: MEQQANSEQFIDLFTEIEQKLRDICDDRYHAGFAELVRKARSFHPVVQRYANDLREFAELRNAITHTRRENFIIAEPHNDVVTEIRKIRDMLNNPPRVSTIPFSPPYFATPQTPIMEMLKTFAEKGFMRCPVVDRNRIVCLITAKSLARWITENFAHRGQLDGALLEEVIPYADARDFAVVSNHADIITIYDMFKRSMKQGSYLQAILITENGSPTGHLQGILTPSDLPKIVERMD
- a CDS encoding NADPH-dependent oxidoreductase, which codes for MNAIMNHRSIRKYKSTPIDEATINEILLAGTRASTTGNMQVYSIVVTTNPEIKQQLAPCHFNQAMVTQAPVVLTFCADFNRFNKWCEQRNAVPGYDNFLSLTTAAIDALLVSQNVCLAAEENGLGICYLGTTTYTANKIIEVLKLPKGVVPITTVVVGYPEEVPELTDRLPLEAVVHREVYHDYSVADINRLYAEKEAMPLTKQLLTENNKETLAQVFTDNRYTKKDNVAFSKVFLQVLHDQGFMNNQE
- a CDS encoding Rrf2 family transcriptional regulator, yielding MISRKTRYSLMALLRLAKEYGKGPVQISDIAQGQGIPQKFLESILNDCKKLGVVQSKMGKSGGYYLIKPPAEIDIASIYNHFEGPISMLSCASEKHYQSCEFCRDEEKCGIRKTFKRVRDLSYEILKNTTLQSLIDDDETTAYK